The Archangium primigenium genomic interval CGTGTCGCGCTTCGACGGGCCCATTCCGGTCGTCTACGGCATGCCCGCCTGGGAGGAGACGCTGCTGTCGCTCGCGACGGTGCTGCTCGTCTTCCCCATCACCTACCGGCAGGCGCGCCTGTACGCCACCAACCGGGCCCGCACGCACATCGGCGAGGTGTTCGAGGTCTTCAAGGCCACCATCATGGCCACGCTGCTCGTGGTGGCGCTCACGTACTTCACCCGCGAGCGCTACTCGCGCTTGATGCTGGCGTTCTTCTCCGCCTACGCGTTCCTCGGCGTGTCCGCGGCGCGGCTGGTGCTGCGCGGGGTGCTCAGCGCGGTGCGCCGGCGGGGCTACAACCTCAAGTCCATCCTCGTCATCGGGGCGGGAGAGCTGGGCCAGCGCGTCATCGACACGGTGGAGGGCCACCGCGAGCTGGGCTTCCGGGTGGAGGGCGTGCTGTCGCTGTCGCCGGACCCGGTGGGCGGACAGGTGGGCGGGGTGCCTGTGGTGGGCCACGTGAGGGACGTGGACGCGGTGTTGGACGCGCGGCCCGTGGACCAGGTCATCATCGCCGTGCCGCTCGAGGAGCAGGCCGCGGTCAAGCCGCTCATGGAGCAGCTGGCGCTGCGCACGGTGGACGTGAAGGTGGTGCCGGACCTCTACCAGTACGTCACCCTGTACGGCGGTCTGGAGGAGTTCGGCGGCCTGCCCATCATCAGCCTCCAGGGCGACCCCATGGCGGGCTGGAACATGGTGGCCAAGCGCGTCTTCGACGTGCTCTTCGCCTTGGTGGCGCTCTTCGTGAGCGCCCCCTTCATGCTGGTGGTCGCCCTGGCCGTGAAGCTCACCAGCCGCGGGCCCCTGCTCTACGCCCAGGAGCGCATGGGCATGGACGGGCAGACGTTCCACATTCTCAAATTCCGCACCATGCGCACGGACGCCGAGTCCTCCGGCGCCCTCATGGCCAGCAAGGACGACCCGCGGCGCACGCCCATCGGCACGTTCCTGCGCAAGTACTCGCTCGACGAGCTGCCCCAGTTCTTCAACGTGCTCACCGGCGACATGAGCCTCGTGGGCCCGCGCCCCGAGCGCCCCGTGTTCATCGAGGAGTTCAAGCGCCAGATTCCCCGCTACCACCTGCGCCACAAGGTGAAGGCGGGCATCACCGGCTGGGCCCAGGTCAACGGTTTGCGCGGCCAGACGTCCATCCAGAAGCGCATCGAGTACGACCTGTACTACATCGAGAACTGGTCGCTGCTCATGGACCTGAAAATCCTGGTGCGCACGGCGCTCGGGGGTTTCCTGTCCAAGAATGCCTATTAGCGTGGAGTGACCAACAGCCCCGCGAAGTTCTGGCGTGTGTCGGACTTCTCGGGGCTTCCAGGTACAGCCAGCGGAGGGGTGGACGCCTACTATCTCCGCCGTATGGTCGATCAGCTCGGAACGCATCTGGTCCGCAAGGGTCTGCTCTCCCAGTCGCAGCTGGATGAGGCCCTCAAGTCGCGTCTGATCTACGGCGGCAGCCTGGGCACGAACCTGGTCGAACTCGGCCTGCTCGAGCTGCCCACCCTGGGCCAGGCCCTGTCGGATGCCTACCACTTCCCGCTGGCCAGCGAGGCGGAGCTGGAGTCCGTCTCCAGCGAGGCCGTGGCCCTGCTCAAGCCCGAGCTCGCGCGCCAGCACCAGGCCTTCCCGCTCGCGGTCGAGGGCCGCCGCCTGCGCATCGCCCTGGCCGAGCCGCAGGATCCCCGGCACGTGGACTCGCTCGCGTTCGCCACGGGCATGCGCATCGTCCCCTCCATCATCGCGGAGCCGAGGCTCTGGCGCGC includes:
- a CDS encoding undecaprenyl-phosphate glucose phosphotransferase, which gives rise to MFSRFQRFYTSIKIATDVVMLTGAFALAYVSRFDGPIPVVYGMPAWEETLLSLATVLLVFPITYRQARLYATNRARTHIGEVFEVFKATIMATLLVVALTYFTRERYSRLMLAFFSAYAFLGVSAARLVLRGVLSAVRRRGYNLKSILVIGAGELGQRVIDTVEGHRELGFRVEGVLSLSPDPVGGQVGGVPVVGHVRDVDAVLDARPVDQVIIAVPLEEQAAVKPLMEQLALRTVDVKVVPDLYQYVTLYGGLEEFGGLPIISLQGDPMAGWNMVAKRVFDVLFALVALFVSAPFMLVVALAVKLTSRGPLLYAQERMGMDGQTFHILKFRTMRTDAESSGALMASKDDPRRTPIGTFLRKYSLDELPQFFNVLTGDMSLVGPRPERPVFIEEFKRQIPRYHLRHKVKAGITGWAQVNGLRGQTSIQKRIEYDLYYIENWSLLMDLKILVRTALGGFLSKNAY